Proteins encoded by one window of Micromonospora coxensis:
- the gcvH gene encoding glycine cleavage system protein GcvH has protein sequence MIPEDLRYTAEHEWVVGADGGVLRVGITHFAQDALGDIVFVQLPDEGAVVAAGEPLGEIESTKSVSEIYSPVSGTVSARNEALGDTPEVINTDPYGAGWLLEITPDDPSAVDGLLTAAAYRELTAS, from the coding sequence GTGATTCCTGAGGATCTGCGTTACACCGCTGAGCACGAGTGGGTGGTCGGCGCCGACGGCGGCGTGCTGCGTGTCGGCATCACTCACTTCGCGCAGGATGCGCTGGGCGACATCGTGTTCGTCCAGTTGCCGGACGAGGGTGCGGTGGTGGCCGCCGGTGAGCCGTTGGGTGAGATCGAGTCGACCAAGAGCGTGTCGGAGATCTACTCGCCGGTGAGCGGTACGGTGTCGGCGCGGAACGAGGCGCTGGGTGACACTCCTGAGGTGATCAACACGGATCCGTACGGTGCGGGTTGGTTGTTGGAGATCACTCCGGATGATCCGTCGGCGGTGGACGGGCTGTTGACGGCTGCGGCGTATCGCGAGCTCACCGCGAGCTGA
- a CDS encoding MerR family transcriptional regulator: MHEPRDPEPVAERGEPGVVATDGDGSVGYRGVTACHAVGISYRQLDYWARTSLVVPSVRDASGSGTQRLYSFRDLVVLKVVKRLLDAGVSLQNIRKAIEALRSRGVEDLAGITLISDGTTVYECRSPEEVVDLLQGGQGVFGIAIGGAFKEIQGSLSHLPAEPATPGGGESAETASEVVGDELAARRARRRAG, translated from the coding sequence ATGCACGAGCCGCGGGATCCTGAGCCGGTTGCGGAGCGGGGCGAGCCGGGTGTGGTGGCGACTGACGGTGACGGTTCGGTGGGTTACCGGGGTGTGACGGCCTGCCACGCGGTGGGGATCAGTTATCGCCAGTTGGACTACTGGGCGCGTACGTCGCTGGTGGTGCCGAGTGTGCGGGACGCGTCGGGGTCGGGTACGCAGCGGTTGTACTCGTTCCGCGACCTGGTGGTGTTGAAGGTCGTGAAGCGGTTGCTGGACGCGGGGGTGTCCCTGCAGAACATCCGTAAGGCGATCGAGGCGTTGCGGTCGCGTGGGGTGGAGGATCTGGCGGGGATCACGCTGATCTCGGACGGCACGACGGTGTACGAGTGCCGGTCGCCGGAGGAGGTGGTCGACCTGTTGCAGGGTGGCCAGGGTGTGTTCGGCATCGCGATCGGTGGGGCGTTCAAGGAGATCCAGGGTTCGTTGTCGCATCTGCCGGCGGAGCCGGCGACGCCGGGGGGCGGGGAGTCCGCCGAGACGGCGTCGGAGGTGGTGGGCGACGAGTTGGCGGCGCGTCGGGCGCGTCGTCGGGCCGGCTGA
- the odhI gene encoding oxoglutarate dehydrogenase inhibitor Odhl has translation MTRPGDEFPPLDVTSTLNLGSLDEVLEGPDTDVVPSRMSGSLPPGMALLVVRRGPNAGARFLLDHDVTTSGRHPDSDIFLDDVTVSRRHAEFHRDGGTFTVRDVGSLNGTYVNRERVEAATLSNGDEVQIGKFRVVFIAGPRPEEEAGRG, from the coding sequence ATGACGCGCCCAGGCGACGAGTTCCCCCCGCTCGACGTCACTTCGACGCTCAATCTCGGTTCGTTGGACGAAGTGCTGGAGGGGCCGGACACCGATGTGGTGCCGAGCCGCATGTCCGGCTCGTTGCCGCCCGGGATGGCGCTGCTGGTGGTTCGGCGTGGGCCGAATGCCGGTGCGCGGTTCCTGTTGGACCATGACGTGACGACGAGTGGCCGGCACCCGGACAGTGACATCTTCCTCGACGACGTGACGGTGTCGCGGCGGCACGCGGAGTTCCACCGTGACGGTGGGACGTTCACGGTGCGGGACGTGGGCAGCCTGAACGGTACGTACGTGAACCGGGAGCGGGTCGAGGCTGCGACGTTGAGCAACGGTGACGAGGTGCAGATCGGTAAGTTCCGTGTGGTGTTCATCGCCGGTCCTCGCCCGGAGGAGGAGGCCGGCCGGGGGTGA
- a CDS encoding bifunctional nuclease family protein encodes MRELSVVGVRVELPSNQPIVLLREVEGDRYLPIWIGAVEATAIAYEQQGVKPARPLTHDLLRDVLAALKAPLRAVEITELKENVFYADLLLGDGVRVSARPSDSIALALRVGAPIRCAEQVLSEAGIVIPDEQEDEVEKFREFLDQVRPEDFAG; translated from the coding sequence GTGCGCGAGCTGAGCGTGGTCGGAGTTCGGGTGGAGCTGCCGAGCAACCAGCCGATCGTCCTGCTCAGGGAGGTCGAGGGCGACCGCTATCTGCCGATCTGGATCGGCGCGGTGGAGGCTACGGCGATCGCCTACGAGCAGCAGGGGGTCAAGCCGGCGCGGCCGTTGACGCATGATCTGTTGCGGGACGTGCTGGCGGCGTTGAAGGCGCCGTTGCGGGCGGTGGAGATCACCGAGTTGAAGGAGAACGTCTTCTACGCGGATCTGCTGCTGGGTGACGGGGTGCGGGTGTCGGCCCGGCCGAGTGACTCCATCGCGTTGGCGTTGCGGGTGGGTGCTCCGATTCGTTGTGCGGAGCAGGTCCTCAGCGAGGCGGGGATCGTGATCCCGGACGAGCAGGAGGACGAGGTGGAGAAGTTCCGCGAGTTCCTGGACCAGGTGCGTCCGGAGGATTTCGCCGGCTGA
- a CDS encoding nitric oxide synthase oxygenase, protein MTGVSAQREASPGDLVEEAVEFLELYHRERRLPGLAERLAQVRDEIAVTGSYRHTRDELGYGAKVAWRQSVRCVGRIRWAGLKVRDRRHVTTVAGIARELAAHLAAGDNGGRIQSVVTVFAPDRPGVGPRARIWNDQLIRYCGHRRDDGSVLGDPAQVPMTEAARRLGWRTPPVPGRFDLLPWVIETAQEEPTVVDVPRELVREVALTHPDHPWFADLMLRWHALPVISNMRLRVGGVDYSCAPFNGHYLGDEIGTRNMGDRERYDQLRVVAEALGLDTSREDNLWREHAVLVINQAVLHSFKLAGVRVSDPHTESELFMKFCAQEERAGRPVHGDWSWLNGSVGWAALHAVHHRYYDPGVPNPNIWPTERVYDPEGVVKSTLRERHATARAQEG, encoded by the coding sequence GTGACGGGGGTGTCGGCGCAGCGGGAGGCGTCGCCGGGTGACCTCGTCGAGGAGGCGGTGGAGTTCCTGGAGCTGTACCACCGGGAGCGGCGGTTGCCGGGGCTGGCGGAGCGGCTGGCGCAGGTGCGTGACGAGATCGCGGTGACCGGGTCGTACCGGCACACCCGTGACGAGTTGGGCTACGGGGCGAAGGTCGCGTGGCGGCAGTCGGTGCGGTGTGTGGGACGGATCCGGTGGGCCGGGTTGAAGGTGCGCGACCGGCGGCACGTGACGACGGTGGCGGGGATCGCGCGGGAGTTGGCGGCGCATCTGGCGGCCGGGGACAACGGTGGGCGGATCCAGTCGGTGGTGACGGTGTTCGCGCCGGACCGGCCGGGGGTGGGTCCGCGGGCGCGGATCTGGAACGACCAGTTGATCCGCTACTGCGGGCACCGGCGGGACGACGGGTCGGTGCTGGGTGATCCGGCGCAGGTGCCGATGACGGAGGCGGCGCGGCGGTTGGGGTGGCGTACGCCGCCGGTGCCGGGGCGGTTCGACCTGCTGCCGTGGGTGATCGAGACGGCGCAGGAGGAGCCGACGGTGGTGGACGTGCCGCGGGAGTTGGTGCGGGAGGTGGCGTTGACGCATCCGGACCATCCGTGGTTCGCGGATCTGATGTTGCGCTGGCACGCGCTGCCCGTGATCAGCAACATGCGGTTGCGGGTGGGTGGGGTGGACTACAGCTGCGCCCCGTTCAACGGCCACTACCTGGGTGACGAGATCGGCACCCGCAACATGGGCGACCGGGAGCGGTACGACCAGCTGCGGGTGGTGGCCGAGGCGTTGGGGTTGGACACCTCGCGGGAGGACAACCTGTGGCGTGAGCACGCGGTGCTGGTGATCAACCAGGCGGTGTTGCATTCGTTCAAGCTGGCCGGGGTGCGGGTGTCGGATCCGCACACCGAGTCGGAGCTGTTCATGAAGTTCTGCGCGCAGGAGGAGCGGGCGGGGCGGCCGGTGCACGGTGACTGGTCGTGGCTCAACGGCAGTGTGGGGTGGGCGGCGTTGCACGCGGTGCATCACCGCTACTACGACCCGGGGGTGCCGAATCCGAACATCTGGCCGACGGAGCGGGTGTACGACCCCGAGGGTGTGGTGAAGTCGACGCTGCGGGAGCGGCACGCGACGGCCCGGGCGCAGGAGGGCTGA
- the ftsR gene encoding transcriptional regulator FtsR: MSIGEVLGQLRGEFPDVTISKLRFLEAEGLVEPQRTAAGYRKYSWDDVARLRFVLTAQRDQYLPLRVIRDQLAEWDAGGEAPGRQRPTLVAVGPGGEVPGRAVEEPESSQVRLGRADLVARSGIDESTLGELERLGVLVSDPPGWYDADALIIARAVAGLAAYGLEPRHLRGYRSAADREVGLFAQLVAPLARQSDPAARARAAETARELVALSQQLHAALVRVGLRSTLGR; encoded by the coding sequence ATGAGTATCGGTGAGGTGCTGGGGCAGTTGCGGGGGGAGTTCCCGGACGTCACGATCTCGAAGTTGCGGTTCCTGGAGGCCGAGGGGCTGGTGGAGCCGCAGCGGACGGCGGCGGGTTACCGGAAGTACAGCTGGGACGACGTGGCCCGGCTGCGGTTCGTGTTGACCGCGCAGCGGGATCAGTATCTGCCGTTGCGGGTGATTCGTGACCAGTTGGCCGAGTGGGATGCCGGTGGTGAGGCGCCGGGTCGGCAGCGGCCGACGTTGGTGGCGGTCGGTCCGGGTGGCGAGGTGCCGGGCCGTGCGGTGGAGGAGCCCGAGTCGTCGCAGGTGCGGCTCGGGCGGGCCGATCTGGTGGCGCGCAGCGGCATCGACGAGTCGACGTTGGGCGAGTTGGAGCGCCTCGGTGTGCTGGTGTCGGATCCGCCGGGTTGGTACGACGCGGATGCGTTGATCATCGCGCGGGCGGTGGCGGGTCTGGCGGCGTACGGGTTGGAGCCGCGGCATCTGCGGGGGTACCGGTCGGCGGCGGATCGTGAGGTCGGCTTGTTCGCGCAGTTGGTGGCGCCGTTGGCGCGGCAGAGTGATCCGGCGGCGCGGGCGCGGGCGGCGGAGACGGCGCGGGAGTTGGTGGCGTTGTCGCAGCAGTTGCACGCGGCGTTGGTGCGGGTGGGGTTGCGGTCGACGTTGGGCCGGTGA